One segment of Dehalococcoidia bacterium DNA contains the following:
- a CDS encoding PAS domain-containing protein, with product MPGRSDITVWQANEMAGDGALLPNWLAVDILAESPLVFFRGRVGVITAVSPNVERLIGYSPEEIVGRPNFWQEHLHPEEAPAVLDATRAATAQRVPSTNRIFRFRHRDGSYRWLNWITHRQYDREGKVVEIFGYALDVTEQQEAACARERLLVSQARLEGVMATARQVADSVNNAFAVATAALELAHAHGVEPTIVQPAIEALFEASWQIAQLQRVVRVALTDTPVGPALDLAASLTPEESSPAR from the coding sequence GTGCCGGGACGGTCCGACATCACGGTATGGCAGGCAAACGAGATGGCTGGCGATGGCGCGCTCCTTCCCAACTGGCTCGCAGTGGATATCCTTGCCGAGAGTCCGCTCGTCTTCTTCCGCGGACGCGTCGGCGTGATCACGGCGGTGAGCCCGAACGTCGAGCGGCTGATCGGCTATTCGCCGGAGGAGATTGTCGGCCGGCCGAATTTCTGGCAGGAGCATCTGCATCCGGAGGAAGCGCCCGCAGTGCTCGACGCAACGCGAGCGGCGACCGCGCAGCGCGTGCCGTCGACCAACCGTATCTTCCGCTTTCGTCACCGCGACGGGTCATACCGCTGGCTGAATTGGATCACCCATCGGCAGTACGACCGCGAGGGGAAGGTCGTCGAGATTTTTGGCTACGCGCTCGATGTTACGGAGCAGCAGGAAGCGGCCTGCGCCCGGGAACGGCTGCTCGTCTCCCAAGCGCGGCTCGAAGGGGTGATGGCGACAGCGCGTCAGGTGGCCGACTCCGTCAACAACGCCTTTGCCGTGGCGACCGCAGCGCTCGAATTGGCGCACGCCCACGGGGTCGAGCCGACGATCGTCCAGCCGGCGATCGAAGCCCTGTTTGAGGCCTCCTGGCAGATCGCGCAGCTGCAGCGCGTCGTTCGGGTCGCGCTGACGGACACGCCGGTCGGGCCGGCGCTCGACCTTGCTGCCTCGCTCACCCCAGAAGAGTCGTCTCCCGCGCGGTAG